Proteins from a genomic interval of Bacillota bacterium:
- a CDS encoding sodium:calcium antiporter, with protein sequence MVYLYLVAALVVILLGARFFTNGVEWLGLKLGLARGAVGSVLAAIGTALPETMIPVVAILMGHSQAADEVGIGAILGAPFMLATAGFCLAGTSAVVLRRRRGSARVRPHPDLLRRDLGFFLAAYALAITAAFLPPAVRPVVVVILILTYVVFLVRAVTQGERCGTGDDTGPLLVAPRAADPHLVLILGQVCFAFLLILGGAKVFVQGIGFLAHHFGMAPLLFALLVAPIATEMPELFNSLIWMKEKKDTLAMGNITGAMVFQSTLVPAIGIYFTDWRLTTAALTSAVLALTASWLVFLYARRAGHLDGWFLAALGGSLYLFFVVMVVRGGF encoded by the coding sequence TTGGTTTACCTGTACCTGGTGGCCGCTCTGGTGGTGATCCTGTTGGGGGCGCGGTTTTTCACCAACGGGGTGGAGTGGCTGGGCTTGAAGCTGGGACTGGCCAGAGGGGCGGTGGGCAGCGTACTGGCCGCGATCGGCACCGCCCTGCCGGAGACGATGATCCCAGTGGTGGCCATCCTGATGGGTCACAGCCAGGCCGCCGATGAGGTCGGCATCGGGGCGATCCTGGGGGCGCCCTTCATGCTGGCCACCGCGGGTTTCTGCCTGGCCGGGACGAGTGCCGTGGTTTTGAGGCGCCGCCGCGGCTCGGCGCGCGTGCGTCCCCACCCCGACCTTTTGCGCCGAGACCTGGGGTTTTTTCTGGCCGCCTACGCGCTGGCCATCACCGCCGCCTTCCTGCCCCCGGCCGTCAGGCCGGTCGTGGTGGTGATCCTGATTTTGACCTACGTGGTTTTTCTGGTGCGGGCCGTTACCCAGGGCGAGCGCTGCGGAACGGGGGACGACACCGGTCCGCTCTTGGTGGCCCCACGCGCCGCCGACCCGCACCTGGTGTTGATCCTGGGTCAAGTTTGCTTCGCCTTTCTGCTGATTCTCGGGGGGGCCAAGGTCTTTGTGCAGGGGATCGGTTTCCTGGCGCACCATTTCGGCATGGCCCCGCTCTTGTTTGCGCTGCTGGTAGCTCCCATCGCCACCGAGATGCCGGAACTTTTCAACAGCCTGATCTGGATGAAAGAGAAGAAGGACACCCTGGCCATGGGAAACATTACCGGGGCCATGGTTTTTCAGAGTACGCTGGTACCTGCCATCGGCATCTACTTCACCGACTGGCGGTTGACCACGGCGGCCCTCACCAGTGCGGTGCTCGCCCTGACGGCGTCCTGGCTGGTTTTTCTCTACGCCCGCCGGGCCGGGCACCTGGATGGTTGGTTCCTCGCCGCCCTCGGTGGCTCGCTCTACCTCTTCTTCGTGGTGATGGTGGTGCGGGGCGGGTTCTAG